The proteins below come from a single Phocoena sinus isolate mPhoSin1 chromosome 2, mPhoSin1.pri, whole genome shotgun sequence genomic window:
- the LOC116749559 gene encoding LOW QUALITY PROTEIN: RING finger protein 11-like (The sequence of the model RefSeq protein was modified relative to this genomic sequence to represent the inferred CDS: deleted 1 base in 1 codon) — MTEGLIKKSMEGRRLSKQHTDHTPQPRKMGNCLKSPTSDDISLLHESQSDRASFGEGTERDQEPPRPYQEQVPVPVYHPTPSQTHLATQLTEEEQIRIAQRIGLIQHLPKGVYEPGRDGSEKKIWECVICMMDFVHGDPIRFLPCMHIYHLDCMDNWLMRSFTCPSCMKPVDAALLSSYETD, encoded by the exons ATGACAGAAGGCCTAATTAAAAAGTCTATGGAGGGGAGAAGACTGTCAAAACAGCACACAGATCACACACCCCAGCCCCGGAAGATGGGGAACTGCCTCAAGTCCCCCACTTCGGATGACATCTCCCTGCTTCACGAGTCTCAGTCCGACCGGGCTAGCTTTGGCGAGGGGACTGAGCGGGATCAGGAGCCGCCGCGGCCTTATCAGGAACAAGTTCCAGTTCCGGTCTATCATCCAACACCTAGCCAGACTCACCTAGCAACTCAGCTGACTGAAGAGGAACAAATTAGGATAGCTCAAAGAATAGGCCTTATACAGCATCTGCCTAAAGGAGTTTATGAACCTGGAAGAGAtggatcagaa aaaaagatctgggaGTGTGTCATCTGTATGATGGACTTTGTTCATGGTGACCCAATTCGATTTCTCCCGTGCATGCATATCTATCATCTGGACTGTATGGACAACTGGTTGATGAGATCCTTCACATGCCCCTCCTGCATGAAGCCCGTTGATGCAGCACTGCTTTCGTCCTACGAGACTGATTGA